The genomic region CCTTAATGGATACTGTCCTTCCGCCGGAGCTGAAGGGAATTTTCGATCATAACCTGCCTTCACATAGTCCCTTAACAAAAAGAGCAATGTGCCATGGAGCCCATTGATAGTCGGTATTCTTTGCATTGCTCCTTGCCGGTGCTTAAGTAAAAATCACTTTCCTGTAGAGTGCAAAATTCCAAAGTGTTGCCGCGGCCATCATCATAAATTTAGCCCAAAAGTCGCTCACTCCCCAACTTACTAAAAGGGCGATCATCCAAGTGGTAAAAACCATATTGAAGAGGATCAGGGAAATATATAGGACAAAACTGCGGCTTACCCTGGTACTGCTGCGAAAGGACCAATTCCGGTTCATTAAGAAATTGACTCCGGTGGCAATTCCCATGGCGAGAATATTTGCCGATACCACATCGAAACCGGCCCCCCGCCGTAAGCCAAGGAATAGGAGCAGTTCCAAAAGGGCTGTGGAACCGCCGACAATGACGTATTTGAAAAATATGATAGTCCCCTCCCCCAGCCTCAGTCCGGAAATTCCAGTTCACTGGATTTTTCTGCGGATCGTTTTGAGTGCACTTTTTTTCTGTTCGGAGATGATATAGCGGGGTCTTCCCTTGACTTCGTCATAGATTTTCGAGATATAGATGCCGATAATGCCAAGACTGATCATGATACAACTGCCGATTCCCAGGATCAGAATGATCACTGTGGTAAATCCCGTAAAAGCCTGACCGCTGAACTTCATGTACAGAGTCTGCCCCACTAAGACCACATCGAAAAAAAGCAGCCCGATCCCCAGTCCGGTGATGACTTGCAAGGGCATGGCACTGAAGGAAGTAATGGAATCAACAGCCAGTTTAAACAAACCGGGCAAGGACCATTTGGAGCGCCCTTCCCGGCGCTCCTGAACCGGAAAAGGAATCTGGATTCGTTTATATCCCAGCCAAGCGGACATGCCGCGGAAAAAGGTATCCTTTTCTTGAAGGGTTTTCCAAGTCTCCACTACTTTCTGGTCCAAGAGTTTAAAATCCGAGGCATTGGTTAGATTAATTCCAGTAGCTTTATTAAACAGTCTGTAATAGGTCAAGGCGGCTATTTTTCCCCACATCGTTTCCCTGCCCCGGCTGGCTTTGATTCCTTCAACCACTTCATACCCCTCATCCCGCCAGAGGCGGACCATTTCCGGGATGTATTCGGGAGGGTGCTGAAGATCCGCATCGAGGATCACGCAGGCATCCCCTGTGGCGGTCTCCAGTCCGGCACATAAAGCAGCTTCTTTGCCGAAGTTCCTGCTGAATTTGAGAAGGAGTACATTATTAAAATCCTCGGCTAATCGCTGCAGCTCTGACCACGAATCATCGGTTGATCCATCGTCAATGATAATAAGCTGATGCTTGATCCTGGCACCTAATAATATGGAACGGATTCTTTGGACATTGATATAGATCTGCTTTTCCTCGTTGTATACAGGAAGGATGATGGAAATCAATGAACTGCCCCCAAAATTATCGTATTGAGCAGGCCGAAAATTGCCCTAGTTAAATTATTGACCCATTGCTTGCTCTTTTAAACAATCTCTTTAATTGGAGTGATACTTTGCTTAAGAACCTAGGTGCTTGTTGGCGGGCCAGAGCCAAGTTATTAATAAGAGAGTGGCTGATTCTCCTTGTTTTCCTGTTCGCTATGCTCTGGATTCATCGTTACATTTTCCTTTATGCTGATGATTTATACTACAGCCGGGACGCTCAATACGGACTGAATTACCTTTCGGAAGCTTTGCTTGATGAACTGAACTCCAATGGACGGATCTGGATCGGCGGAGCAATGGTCCTGGCCCTTAAACCGCAAATAGAACTTTTCCGCATTCTCAATCCTCTTATCTTGATGCTGACAGTCTATATCCTGGCCAAAATAGCTGTTTTGCCCGTATCCTCCCACCAGGGGAAAACGGGCACTCCTGCTTTGGGGCTTGCCCTGCTCTGTGCTTCCTTATTCTTTCTCCTGTTGCCCCTGAAGATTGCCCATACGACGATTTATTATGCCGCCTGTGCTTTTAATTATCTCTATCCCATGGCCCTTGTTCTGGTATATGCTTATCTGCTCTTTACCCGGATAAGTTCGGGGAGTAGAAGTGAAAAACTGTTGCTGCTGATGCTGGCCTTTTTGGTCGGCTCCTCCACGCAGCAGGCGGGAATGATCGGCATCGGCTTTACTGTGATGATCTCTGTTTATCTTTCTTTGCTCTGCAGAAAGCTATCCTTCAGAACCTTTCTTCCCCTCTACGGAGCCATGTCATTGGGATATACACTGATCATCTATGGCTCTTTCAAGCGTTTGTTCTGGGAGAAGACGGCCGGTAATGACGTTGTGCTTATGGACGTTATAACCGAGCTGATCAAGACGAATATCTTCTCTTTACCTGCAGCTCCTTTTGTACTGCTGATCAGCCTTAGCTGTATCTTTTGGCTTTTTCACTTTTCCCGTCCTGACTCCCCGGCCGATGACTATCCTGCCCTGGCGGCAACCCTTTCCTCCTCGGAATGGTCAAGGGCCGCTGCACCTGAATTCGAGGACGGCAGACCCCTGGGCCGCAAACAACGCCTGTTTAATCGGGCCTTTGCCGTTCTTCTCGGCGCGGCTCTCATGGGGTATATATACTTTCTTCTCTACAAAAATATCCCCTTTGCGCTTACTCATGAGAATCTTCGTTCCTTTTCCGGGCTAAGCGTCATCGCTTTTGTTTTCCTCTACCTTTCTGCCTTGGTCTATCTGTCGGTGATCCTGCTGATAAAAAAGAATGCCCCTTTCCTGTTTTTCAACACCATCAATGCCCTGGGAGCCCAGCTTATGCTGATCGTTGTGGATGCGCGTTTTGCGGCAGCCTATAAGGTCATGTTTCCTTCCCTGCTCCTCTTAAGTGTCTTTATCTTCTATTCAGTCCTTGCTTTTCGCCGGAATATCCTCTATTTAGCTTTGGCTTGCTTTTTGGTTGCCTTAAGTCTTCAGCAAAAAACCCTCATCTTTGTCGGCGTTGTGTGCCTTGGACTACCCCTCATTCATTACCTCTACCCGATTGAGCGTGAAAGGGAGTCCCAGCGCCGGCTAAAACTTATGCAAGCCGGTCTGGGGGTATTTTTCTGCTTTATCGCTCTCCTGGTTTTTGGCGCTACCCTCCAGGGCTACTATCAAGCGTCCATCCCGCAGAATTATAATCTGGAGGCCATCAGGCAATACCACGAGACCGAAAAAAAAGGAGGACTCCTTCTGAAAAAGGTGCCTCCAAGTTATTATGGTTATAGTCTGGGGAATTGGAACGATCTGCCCTACTATATGAAAGAATGCTATGGAATCAAAGAAGATACGCCCATAGATTATATCGACTGAGAAAGACCTGCAAGCTGCTTCTTCAGGATTTTCAGGTCGAGTGATGCGGATGCAAGATAGCTACACAACTCATACAAGCTCTTTTCATCTCTGCTGAAGCTGTCCTCCTATGACAAATCCCTTAGCTTCTCAAACAAGCTCTTCATTTCCGAGCTGAGCGAGGTCGGGTTGATGATTCGGACTTTGATATAGAGGTCTCCCCGGGTCCCATTCCGATCGATATATCCTTTGCCGGCGACGCGAATCTTGCTGTCCGTCTGTATCCCTGGGGGTATTCTGACTTTGATGGTGGAATCCAGGGTTTTCACGGTTGCTTCCGAGCCTAAAGCAGCATCCCAGGGGAGCACATCCACTGTGGTGGTAAGATTAATTCCTTCCAGAACATAGTTTCTATGGGGATGAACGTGAATGGTGAGGTATAAGTCTCCGTTCTCTCCGCCATTTACCCCTTGTTCCCCTTGTCCTCTGAGCCGAATCTTTTCTCCTTCTTTAATCCCCTTGGGAATTTTTACAGAGAGGCTTTTCTGACCGTTCCTGCCTCTTAGGGAGATCTGTTTTTCCGCGCCCTGAAAACCTTCTTCCAAGGCGATGGACAGTTCCGACTCAATATTCTCCCCGGGATAGGCAAATTGGGAGCGTGCTCCCCGGGTGCGGGGACCTTTTTGGCCAAAGAGGCTATCCAAATCCGGACCGCCCCCTCCAAAGAAAAGGTTGAAGAAATCGCTGTAATCACCTGCTCCGGCGGTCTTGAATTCAAATTGGCCATTCCCAAACCCAAATTGGGAGGGGTCGAAATTATAGCCGTTATGGTAGTTGAATTCATTGCCAAAATTATCGTATTTCTCTCGTTTTTCAGGATCCCCCAGAACTTCGTAGGCTTCGTTGATCTCCTTATACTTTTCTTCAGCTTCCTTGTTGCCCGGATTAATGTCCGGGTGATATTTTTTGGTCAGGCCTCGATAGGCCTTTTTGATTTCCTCAGGAGCCGCCTTTTTATCTACACCGAGAATTTGATAATAATCCTTATATTGCAAGGGACATCCCCTCCCTTCATCTCCTAGTTTTATAGTTTTTTTCTTTGGGTATTCATCAGCGGGGGTCAATCCATAATATGGTGAAGAGAGGAACTGTGCGTCCCCCCTTACCATATCTATTTCTGACCTTCTTTGACATTAGTATAACTTTTTCGCCGCAAGACTTCAAGATTGGTTTTTGACTAAATTTGACCTTTAGCTATGACAATGATTACCTTTTACCTTCCAGGTCGCGCAAGCTGCTGTTTTTGGGCATTTTAACCATTTTAAAAATCCGGCCTCAGCCGGCCGGACTTGGGGAGCCATCTCCTGTATATCTGGACATGATGGTGAGATCCAAACGGGCCTCCCAGTCATTTTGGGCCCAAAAGGCAATCCCTTTTCCATTGTCTCGAAAGACAAAGATGTGACATTTATCGATACCTTCAGCCTTGAGGTTTTGCAGGCTTATGTTAACCAACCGCTTGCCAATCCCCTGCAAGCGCTGGTCACTTCTGACCGCCAGGTGATGGAGATAGCCACGGCGGCTGTCATGTCCGCATAACACAGCCCCCAGGATTTCCCCATCCTTTTCTGCAACTGAGCTCAGGTACGGGTTTCTTGCCAGGAAACGCCTGATGTTCTCCCGGGAGTCCGCCTCACTAAGCCCAATTCCCTCGGTGTTTTGCCAAAGTTCGATGACTGCATCATAATCTTCTATGAGCAAAGCTCTGATGTCCGCCGGTTTGGATTCTCCAGACCTCATATTATCCCCGCCTGCTTCCATGCCTTATTAATCACGATTTCCCCGGTTTCCGGTTGAAACTCTTCACTGATTTTCCTGAACCCATGCTTTCTATAAAAACCTCTGGCAGCGGAATTTTTGCTGTAAACCCCCACGGTAAGGTGTCCTTTTTCTTCCTGAGCCTGTTGGATGAGCTGGGTACCCGCTCCCATTCCCTGCTGGGAAGGCTCAACAAATAATCCCCCTATATATTGGTCAACCAAGGAGATAAAACCAATCACCTTGCCCTCTTCTTCTGTGACCCAAGTCTCGGCCAGGGAAAGATACTTATCTCTTATATTCGTTCTTTCTGCTTCCCATACTTCCTTAGAGATGAAATCATGGGCTATGATACTGGCTTTATACCAGACCTCAACTACGGAGTCCCTGTCCTTTGGTTCAAATTTTCTAATGTTCATTATATATTCATTCCTGTCATGGCCTTAAATTTTAATAAAGAAGTAAATGATCATGAGAATTTCCACCCCAAGCTTGATGATTGTTCCTCCCAAAAGCCCTATCAGAGTGCCAAAGCCTACGCGGATTGCCTGGCTGAGCTCTGTTTTGCGCAGCAATTCCGCCCCTACCGCGCCCAAAAAAGGGCCGACAAGGATGCCCAGGGGACCAAAAAAGAGTCCCACGATCATTCCCACGGCTGCTCCCCAGCCCGCTTGTCTGCTTCCCCCAAAATGGCGTGTTCCTGCGGCGGTAGCCAGATAATCCACCAGAAAAATAAAGGCAAACACCAGGCCCTGAATAAGGTAGAAGTTAAAATCCAGGGTGGCGAATTCCGTCATCAGCCCATAAATCAACATACCGCCGTAGATAAGGACGGCTCCCGGCAAAATGGGAAGAACAGTCCCCAATAAACCTACGATAAACAGCAGAACAGCAATGATCAATGCTACTGTGGTCAACCTAATCCCCCCATTAAAACTACTCGCATGGAACGAGACTTCTTCGTGATAAAATCATCTGAATCTAAATCCCCAATTAGCTTTAGTCCCCGAATTTGATCCCCATACTGCGGGCGGAATTTAAGACAGGGTCATCAAGCTCCACCTGCTTCAGCTTGTGAACAGCTTCGGCCATAGGCACTCTGACGATGTCTTGCCCCTGCAGGGCGACCATCATGCCAAAATCACCAGCCAAAGCGGATTCAACGGCAGCCACCCCATAGCGTGTAGACAGCACCCGATCCACAGCGATGGGAGAACCTCCCCGCTGCAGATGTCCCAGCACAGTCACCCTGGTCTCCATATCGGTGACCTTCTCTAAATCCGCCGCCAGCTTTGCGCCGATTCCTCCCAATTTAATAGGATCCGTTCTCCCTGACATAGTGCGTTCCACAACCATGTCTCCGCCCAGGGGTTTAGCCCCTTCAGCCACCACAATGATGCTGAAGTGCTTGCCTAAACGGGCCCGTCTCTGGACAGCTTCAGCGATACTCCTCAGCTGATAAGGAATTTCCGGAATTAAGATGACATCCGCTCCCCCCGCCACTCCGGCATAGAGGGCTATCCAACCGGCGTATCGTCCCATGACCTCTAAGATCATAATGCGATGGTGGGATTCAGCCGTTGTGTGGAGCCGGTCCAAAGCATCCTGTGCAGTAGCCACAGCGGTCTGAAAGCCAAAGGTCAAATCCGTGCACATTAGGTCATTGTCAATGGTTTTGGGGACACCTACCACCTTAAGCCCTTGCTTGGCAAATTCCAAAGCGATGCTTAAGCTCCCATCTCCCCCGATCGCAATCAGGGCATCAATTCCTTCCGCTTTAAACCTGTCCATCACTTCAGCGGAACGATCCTGAACCTGCCGTTCTTCTCCGACCCAGGTGGGATAGGCAAAGGGATTATCCCGGTTGGTGGTGCCCAGAATGGTTCCTCCCCGGGGTAAGATCCCGGAGACATCCTTAGGCTCTAAGGGACGGAAATCCCCTTCCACAGCTCCCCGGAAACCATCTTGAATCCCCACCACCGCTATGCCGCGATGACAAGCTGTTTTTACAGCGGCACGAATCACCGCATTCAACCCCGGGCAGTCTCCGCCCCCGGTCAAGATCGCCAGCTTCTTGACTTCAGATTGGCCATCCCACTGCTCTCCTTCGTTAGGTTTCATCTTATATCCCCCACTCTCTTTATCATTAAGCTTGAACTTTGCTTCCAATACAATACTTCTGATATAAATAAGACTCATAAGTGTAGCTTTACGCACAAAAGGAAACGGATTTAGCGGAGGGGCGGTCAGGCCAACGAGGCTTTCTTAACGTAGCGTAGCCATGGTTCACATGCAGAAAACACCAGGGTTTGGTGACGAAAGTGTCCGGTGGACAGTTTCGCTCAAGGCGGCACTCTCCAAAAGATACTTATCCGCCGCAGATGCTGTTAAGAAAGCGAGTTGACCAGCCCTGGAGCTCACGCCCGAAGGTACGTTGTGCGTAAAACTACACGACCCGAGCAAACCTAATTCAGGAGATTTAGCCTTCCAGCCCTTCAAATTGCATTCTATAGTAATGGGCATATATGCCCTCTATTTCCAGGAGCTCCTGGTGATTTCCTTTTTCTTTAATTCCCTCATCCGTGATCACGATAATTTCATCGGCATTGCGAATGGTGCTCAAGCGGTGGGCGATCACAATCGTAGTCCGGTTCTGGGCCAGCTCCTCCAGAGATTTTTGAATATAGCGTTCACTCTCATTGTCCAAGGCTGAAGTAGCCTCATCCAGGATCAATATGGGAGGGTTCTTCAAGAAAACCCGGGCAATGGACAGGCGCTGTTTCTGACCGCCGGAAAGTCTTACTCCCCGCTCACCCACATAGGTGTCATAACCCTCTTCAAGAGAGGTGATAAACTCATGGATATTGGCCTTTTTCGCTGCCTCAATGATTTCTTCATCGGTGGCTCCCGCTTTGCCATAGGCGATATTTTGCTTAATGCTGCCATCAAACAGGTAGACATCCTGCTGGACTACCCCAATGGCATTGCGCAGAGAGATCAGAGTTACCTTGCGGATATCCTGACCATCGATGGTGATGGTTCCGGAAGTCACTTCGTAAAATCTTGGCAATAAAGAGCACAGAGTGGTTTTGCCGCCGCCGGAGGGACCTACCAAAGCGATGGTTTCCCCGGCTTTGATCTTCAGGCTGACCTGATTGAGAACATGGGATTCCTCCTCATCATAGCCGAAAGAGACACTCTGATACTCAATATCTCCTTTAACCTGGGTTAAAGGTTTTGCCCCAGGTTCGTCTTTAATATCCGGATGGGTCTCCAGAACCTCGACAAAACGCTTAAAGCCTGCATAACCCTTTTGGAATTGTTCCGTAAAGTTGATCAACACATCAATCGGATTAATGAAGATATTGATGTAAAGAATATACACCGCCAGATCAGAAGGTCTTAAAGTCCCATTGGCAATATGGATGCCCCCTGTGACGACCACTACGATGTAGAGCAGCCCTTCAAAGAAAGAGTTCCAGGCGTGGAACCCGCCCATGACCTTATAGGCTCCTGTTTTTGATTCCAGGAAAGCCTCATTGCTGTGGGCAAATTTCTTCTTCTCGATCCCTTCATTGGCAAAGGATTGGACCACACGGATTCCTGCCAGACTATCTTGAACACTGGAATTCACCTTGGCGATTTTGACACGGTTATCACTGAAGATAGGCTGCATCACTTTATTCTTATAGAGGCTGAAAACAATAATCACCAGGGTTACGATCGAGAGAGCCAGAGTCATTTGAACATTCAGGGTCATTAAAATCACAAAGGAGCCGACAATCTTTAAAATCGATATAAAGAGATTCTCCGGTCCGTGGTGTGCTAACTCGGAGATATCGAATAAATCCGCAACCAGCCGGGACATCAGCTCTCCCGTATTGCGTTTGTCATAATAGGAAAAAGATAATTTCTGCAGATGGGTGAACAGATCCCGCCGCATATCCGTTTCCATTTTGGCGCCCATGATATGTCCGTAGGAAACGATAAAATACTGACAAAAATACTTGATGATGTACATAACCAGCAGAGCTATCCCGACCACTAGGATTGTGTTCAGAATAGCTTCCCGCTCCTGGATAAATACCTTGTTGATCAAATAGCTCAGAATCATGGGAAAGGATAAATCAATAGCGGATACGATGATCGCGCACAGCATATCCGTGTAAAAAAGCAGACGGTAAGGTTTGTAGTAACTGATAAAACGCTTTAAAATATTCACTTCGAACTCCACTCTTTCTGGTCATAATAATCATATCTTGGCAAAAATCCTGGTACAGCTCGCCTGGCCTGGCGATAAACCTCAAAAACCTTTGGCATAATTATCCTAGCACAAAAACCGCCAATTACCAATGATACATAGTATCATTCCAAAATTTTATATATAGTGCAATCTTTCCAGAAATTCCTTCACTAAGCGGTTGTATTCCTCAGGCTGGCACAGATTAGTCGGATCAAGGGCATGAGGAACGATTGCCAGGGAGGACTGAGGAATCTCCTTCATAGCACTCTTCATCCAGCCTACCCCTACTTTATTTTCCGCTCCGACAATTCCTAAGGCAGGGCAGTTCACTTGCTTAAGATAGGGAGTAAAATTAATTCGATTCATCGCTAAAAGCTGAAGCAGAAATTCTGTCCGGCGCATACCCCGGGCAAAGTTCACCACATGGTCCCGGGCACAAGGCCATTGTTTGTATTGATGCCTCATCATCGCAATCAGCAAAGGCTTGGGGAGGTAAATACCCCATAGCCCTAAGTACTGTGCGAACATAAGCAGGGCTTCCCTGAAACTGCTTATTCGGGTATCCCCCAGAGCGTCCCCAATGATCAACCCGGAAACCTTCTCTGGATAACGCAGCACAAAGTTAAAGCAGAAAACACCGCCATAGGAGGTACCCGCCAAAACGGTTTGCTCAATGCCTAATCCCTCCATTAAGGCTGCCAGATCCTGACACTGGCTGTCCAGGATGTTGTGGATAGGGCCGGTGAGTCGGCTGGAGCGGGCATTGCCCCGCAGCTCCGGGCAGATGACCCGGTGAGTCCGGCTGAAAAACTCAATTTGCGGGTCATGGAAGCTCAGGTCAGCCCCCAGTCCATGAATAAAGACAAGGGGCTTACCTGTTCCACGATCCAAGTAATGTAGCTTTCCATCGGCGAGAGTTGCACTTGGCATTGGCTTACCTCATTCAAGGATAGGATTTTTACTAAGGGTAGGCTTTTACTTTAGAGAGATTTCAGGCTGTCTTATCTTCCTGCCGATCCAAATTCCGCAATCCAGGTATGAGGACCGGCAGCACAGCGATTCCCGTGATCAGTATTCCCGAGATAAGAAACCAGCGATTCACTCCTATTGTATCCGCAAACAAAGCGGATAACACCAAGCCGAGCGGCATAGCCACCGAAACAACGCTGCCTAATAAAGCAAAGACACGTCCCAGATATTCCGGGCTGATCTTTTCTTGAAACAAAGCCGTTTGTACTGCGCTGTAAAAAGGGGCGGAAAAGCCCATGAGAGTCGAGCACAAAACAAAGACCACATAGCCCTTCGCCGGCAATAATCCTGATACCATGAGACTGGCTCCCATGAGCAAAATAGACGCGGCAAGGCTCATCACCCGGTTCTTGAAGCCCCCCCATACTCCCAGGACCAGTCCCCCCGCCAGCATCCCTGCCGCAAAGACGATCTCCACGAGGGAAGCGTGGAAGGTGGTTCCGCCAAAATATTTCATACTCATCAGGGGAAATAAGGCATTGATGGGCATGAAGAAGAGCATATACAAGGCCCCCACCCATAAAAGGGCAAACAAGCCCTTATTTGAGCGAAGCGCTGAATACCCCTCTTTCATCTCCAGCATTAGATTTCCCTGAGCTGCGCTCTCCCCGGCCTCTAACCTGGGAATAAACACAAACGCTGTAAGGATGCTGGCCAAAACAGCTCCCCCCACATCCACCAGGATGATGGAGTTAAGATCCCAGACAGCATAGAGCAGAGCAGCCAGGGCGGGTCCCAGTATATAGCTGGCGGACTGAATGGATTGAGTATATCCCGCACATTTTGTCAATTGATCCTCCGGGACCAAAAGCGGTGTCACCGCATTCAGAGCCGGAGAATGGAAGGCGGTACCTACACTGCGCAGGAACAAAACAACCATAATCAGCCACACGGGCAGTTCCATGGCCAGGGAGGCCAGGGCCAGCACCAGGCCTACGGCGGCAATCAGAAGGTCGGCGCCGATCATGACATATTTACGATGATAGCGATCGACCAACACCCCGATGAAAGGCCCTAAAATCGCCTGAGGCAGAAATCCCACCAAAGTCGCTATGGACAGAACCATAGCTGAGCCGGTCTCTTCGGTAAGGTGCCAAATGATGGCCATTTGCAGGACGGCGCTGGTGATCAGGGATACGGCCTGACCTGCCCATAGAGTATAGAAGCTGCGCTGCCAGTGTTCAGTTTTTATAAGCATAGTCTTTCTCCTTTTAATTCATAGCTTTTAATTCATAACTTAACCTCAATCTTTCTTCCTGTGATAAACAAAAAACAGACCTCCGTCCAAAATCGGACTTCAGTCTGCAGGCTTCACCGCGCTATAAAGACACCATCAGAAAATCGGCAAACTCCTGGGAGTTTCCCTTTCCTTTACCATGTCTTCATTCGCCGATAAGCACAACAAAAAGAGCCCCATTCTGGAATGGGATCATGTCTTTTGCCGCTTACTTACCGAATACGAACGGAATACAACATGGTTCAGGTATCCTCCTTTTAATCAACAGTACCTTTTGTTGCAAAGTACGTTTTATTATAACATCAAGGATGTGTTTGCTCAATAGAAACTTTGAGCAAACAATTCCCTCATGACACAAGGCCTCCGGGAAAAAAGCGATGCTCTCGTCAGCCAACCTCATCTTCGCAGCTCTTTGGAGGATAAATTATGTAAGTATTCTTCAACAACCAGTTCTGTATTTTCAGAAATAGATTTTGTGCCATCAATATGTATGACAGGACACACAAGAGTTTTTGCCCATTGCTCAGTTCTTGATAGAGGCCGTGATGCCACAAAGTCAATAAACTTTAAGTGCTGCTCGTACATATCACCGCCTTCACAGATACGTTCTCCATGCTGTTCATAAGCTCTTTGCTTTATGCGTTCAACACGAGTTTCAAGTGGTGCTGATATAAATACAGCAAAGTTATACCTCGATGAAATTTCCTCACCAAAATCACCAACGACGGCAGAAACAACAAATGAACCACTTTTCTCGATATCGGCAAGCATTAAATTTAAACGGTCCTCACGTGTGCGCTCTACTGTGTATGGAATTTCTGATTTTATAAAGTGATAATCTTCAATATCCATATACTTAAAATTCAAAATACGCGCCAGCTCTCGTCCCAGAGTGGATTTTCCGCTGCCGTTTGCTCCAAAAACAATTATGCCTCTCGACATCCTTACACCTTCCAATTTACATAAATAGTCTAAAGGACAAAACCTACCGAAAATTTCCGGTTTATCTACATGATAAATAAACTTTGACTCCATAATATCGTTAAAGAAAAGACATAGCAATTCCTTGGTGAAAAGCTATGTCTTTTTTGTAAAGATGGTGGAAAAAAGATTTCTTATCTTTCACCAGAGCGAGCGCCAAGTTATCAAAATAAATCAGATTCTTCGCAGGTATTCCAATGATATGACTACTGCTTTGGACCAAAAGAACATCCGCATTTATGATTGCCCTAAAAAACAATCATAAACCTTATATTAGTTTAATTCATACATATCCTTTGCTTTTGGAAACTTTTTTAGCATAATGTCATTTGCGGCTTCAACTTTTTTAAGGTACTCGGCATAAGCGGGACTGAGTATTTTCATGTTAGCTATTAAAACTTCCTGATAGCCACTTTCTTTTTGAAAATTCAACATATACCTTTGAAATTTGCCTGCTTCGGAATTTTGATACTCATCAGAACTTTTAAATTCAATATACTGTTCAATTTCTTCCCGATTGCGTTCTAAGTAACCGTCTGTATCAGCAAGCATTTCATGCATTTTTCCGTTTGTTTCTTCCTCAATCTTTGCCGCATCTATCTTTTCACTGGCATTGAAAAGCACCTCCAGAAATTCAGAAAGTTCCGCAGGCAAATACAGATCCACACGATCAAGATACTGTACAATAGCATCATAGGCATATTT from Desulfitobacterium chlororespirans DSM 11544 harbors:
- a CDS encoding GtrA family protein yields the protein MELLLFLGLRRGAGFDVVSANILAMGIATGVNFLMNRNWSFRSSTRVSRSFVLYISLILFNMVFTTWMIALLVSWGVSDFWAKFMMMAAATLWNFALYRKVIFT
- a CDS encoding glycosyltransferase family 2 protein, with the protein product MISIILPVYNEEKQIYINVQRIRSILLGARIKHQLIIIDDGSTDDSWSELQRLAEDFNNVLLLKFSRNFGKEAALCAGLETATGDACVILDADLQHPPEYIPEMVRLWRDEGYEVVEGIKASRGRETMWGKIAALTYYRLFNKATGINLTNASDFKLLDQKVVETWKTLQEKDTFFRGMSAWLGYKRIQIPFPVQERREGRSKWSLPGLFKLAVDSITSFSAMPLQVITGLGIGLLFFDVVLVGQTLYMKFSGQAFTGFTTVIILILGIGSCIMISLGIIGIYISKIYDEVKGRPRYIISEQKKSALKTIRRKIQ
- a CDS encoding DnaJ C-terminal domain-containing protein, whose translation is MQYKDYYQILGVDKKAAPEEIKKAYRGLTKKYHPDINPGNKEAEEKYKEINEAYEVLGDPEKREKYDNFGNEFNYHNGYNFDPSQFGFGNGQFEFKTAGAGDYSDFFNLFFGGGGPDLDSLFGQKGPRTRGARSQFAYPGENIESELSIALEEGFQGAEKQISLRGRNGQKSLSVKIPKGIKEGEKIRLRGQGEQGVNGGENGDLYLTIHVHPHRNYVLEGINLTTTVDVLPWDAALGSEATVKTLDSTIKVRIPPGIQTDSKIRVAGKGYIDRNGTRGDLYIKVRIINPTSLSSEMKSLFEKLRDLS
- a CDS encoding GNAT family N-acetyltransferase, with the protein product MRSGESKPADIRALLIEDYDAVIELWQNTEGIGLSEADSRENIRRFLARNPYLSSVAEKDGEILGAVLCGHDSRRGYLHHLAVRSDQRLQGIGKRLVNISLQNLKAEGIDKCHIFVFRDNGKGIAFWAQNDWEARLDLTIMSRYTGDGSPSPAG
- a CDS encoding GNAT family N-acetyltransferase, with the protein product MNIRKFEPKDRDSVVEVWYKASIIAHDFISKEVWEAERTNIRDKYLSLAETWVTEEEGKVIGFISLVDQYIGGLFVEPSQQGMGAGTQLIQQAQEEKGHLTVGVYSKNSAARGFYRKHGFRKISEEFQPETGEIVINKAWKQAGII
- a CDS encoding DUF456 domain-containing protein; amino-acid sequence: MTTVALIIAVLLFIVGLLGTVLPILPGAVLIYGGMLIYGLMTEFATLDFNFYLIQGLVFAFIFLVDYLATAAGTRHFGGSRQAGWGAAVGMIVGLFFGPLGILVGPFLGAVGAELLRKTELSQAIRVGFGTLIGLLGGTIIKLGVEILMIIYFFIKI
- a CDS encoding 6-phosphofructokinase, producing the protein MKPNEGEQWDGQSEVKKLAILTGGGDCPGLNAVIRAAVKTACHRGIAVVGIQDGFRGAVEGDFRPLEPKDVSGILPRGGTILGTTNRDNPFAYPTWVGEERQVQDRSAEVMDRFKAEGIDALIAIGGDGSLSIALEFAKQGLKVVGVPKTIDNDLMCTDLTFGFQTAVATAQDALDRLHTTAESHHRIMILEVMGRYAGWIALYAGVAGGADVILIPEIPYQLRSIAEAVQRRARLGKHFSIIVVAEGAKPLGGDMVVERTMSGRTDPIKLGGIGAKLAADLEKVTDMETRVTVLGHLQRGGSPIAVDRVLSTRYGVAAVESALAGDFGMMVALQGQDIVRVPMAEAVHKLKQVELDDPVLNSARSMGIKFGD
- a CDS encoding ABC transporter ATP-binding protein; protein product: MNILKRFISYYKPYRLLFYTDMLCAIIVSAIDLSFPMILSYLINKVFIQEREAILNTILVVGIALLVMYIIKYFCQYFIVSYGHIMGAKMETDMRRDLFTHLQKLSFSYYDKRNTGELMSRLVADLFDISELAHHGPENLFISILKIVGSFVILMTLNVQMTLALSIVTLVIIVFSLYKNKVMQPIFSDNRVKIAKVNSSVQDSLAGIRVVQSFANEGIEKKKFAHSNEAFLESKTGAYKVMGGFHAWNSFFEGLLYIVVVVTGGIHIANGTLRPSDLAVYILYINIFINPIDVLINFTEQFQKGYAGFKRFVEVLETHPDIKDEPGAKPLTQVKGDIEYQSVSFGYDEEESHVLNQVSLKIKAGETIALVGPSGGGKTTLCSLLPRFYEVTSGTITIDGQDIRKVTLISLRNAIGVVQQDVYLFDGSIKQNIAYGKAGATDEEIIEAAKKANIHEFITSLEEGYDTYVGERGVRLSGGQKQRLSIARVFLKNPPILILDEATSALDNESERYIQKSLEELAQNRTTIVIAHRLSTIRNADEIIVITDEGIKEKGNHQELLEIEGIYAHYYRMQFEGLEG